A window of the Oscillospiraceae bacterium genome harbors these coding sequences:
- a CDS encoding DUF2294 domain-containing protein → MTGIYTTQEFKRKLFKIYNSVNQEIYGFGVNELRIAFVDDMIIFRTRHNRVRALQVLENDYKDLKQSVDYALFLEFKKRLRRQLQEQTDMHVGSLLRDYDAKRETAITVVCLEEKPQEEGKGK, encoded by the coding sequence TTGACAGGTATATACACTACACAGGAATTCAAACGAAAACTTTTTAAAATTTACAATAGCGTCAATCAAGAAATTTACGGATTTGGCGTTAACGAGCTTCGCATTGCTTTTGTGGATGACATGATTATTTTTAGAACACGGCATAACCGTGTACGTGCACTGCAGGTCTTGGAGAATGATTATAAGGACTTAAAACAGTCCGTTGACTATGCGCTGTTTTTGGAATTTAAAAAACGGTTGCGCAGGCAGCTGCAGGAGCAGACCGATATGCATGTGGGTTCCCTGCTGCGAGATTATGACGCAAAAAGGGAAACCGCGATCACTGTGGTCTGTCTAGAAGAAAAACCGCAGGAAGAGGGAAAAGGGAAATGA